One window of Nicotiana tomentosiformis chromosome 11, ASM39032v3, whole genome shotgun sequence genomic DNA carries:
- the LOC104104355 gene encoding protein APEM9 isoform X2 yields MMCCMFQEAESLSSSIIERLVERSGKTSEFVEDNCELSDMLESAGMVLVQSSKELGRTVDILKQLKVLFGSVTAIPAQVFLTGVCLQIPDVPSSEVQEILEEFLRKWRYVDGKYYTLESVEADVPCSEEFSNQISLGVDKYLEIVELYVMTFLGRILENLDFAISWVDKAALPEEKRQDLLRRLHSMNTLKLGSSSQSSALPVQVDEYSTDSTSLIEEKSCKGTAKFLERQDQSKGEITKQAIMELTRQRTPFWWFRTVTLKFGSSRLVLSNGSIFLGFLAALVYYAVRRKQASLWSVLKRQASSTKKALVDFWQLAFSYQVNPLASVQPLPPATRGSR; encoded by the exons ATGATGTGTTGTATGTTCCAAGAAGCAGAATCTTTGTCCTCCTCAATTATAGAGCGATTGGTTGAGAGAAGTGGTAAAACTAGTGAATTTGTTGAAGACAATTGCGAATTAAGTGATATGCTGGAATCAGCTGGCATGGTTTTGGTGCAGTCCTCCAAAGAGTTGGGAAG GACAGTAGATATACTGAAGCAGCTGAAAGTGCTATTTGGTTCAGTCACAGCTATTCCTGCCCAAGTTTTCCTTACTGG GGTGTGTCTCCAGATACCAGATGTCCCTTCTTCTGAAGTTCAAGAAATTCTAGAGGAGTTCCTTAGGAAGTGGAGATATGTTGATGGGAAGTATTATACTCTAGAAAGTGTGGAAGCTGATGTACCTTGCTCGGAAGAATTTAGCAATCAGATTTCCCTAGGAGTTGATAAGTACCTGGAAATTGTTGAGCTCTATGTGATGACTTTTTTGGGGAGGATTCTGGAAAATCTAGATTTTGCTATCTCTTGGGTTGACAAAGCTGCCCTACCTGAGGAGAAGAGGCAG GATCTTTTGAGGCGGTTGCACTCCATGAACACTTTGAAGCTTGGCAGTTCTTCACAGTCCTCTGCATTACCGGTCCAAGTAGATGAATATTCAACTGATTCCACTTCCCTGATTGAAGAAAAATCATGCAAAGGAACAGCAAAATTTTTGGAACGCCAAGACCAGTCTAAGGGAGAGATCACGAAACAAGCAATTATGGAGTTAACGAGACAGAGAACTCCATTTTGGTGGTTCCGTACTGTCACTTTGAAGTTTGGAAGCAGTCGCTTGGTCTTATCAAATGGAAGCATCTTTCTTGGTTTTTTGGCAGCACTTGTGTACTATGCGGTGCGGAGAAAACAAGCCTCTTTATGGAG TGTTCTTAAAAGACAAGCTTCATCTACAAAGAAGGCTTTGGTCGACTTCTGGCAACTTGCATTCTCGTACCAAGTGAACCCTCTAGCTTCTGTTCAACCTCTCCCTCCTGCGACGCGTGGAAGTCGGTGA
- the LOC104104355 gene encoding protein APEM9 isoform X1 has product MAMDAATSPAWEQIELSERYMMCCMFQEAESLSSSIIERLVERSGKTSEFVEDNCELSDMLESAGMVLVQSSKELGRTVDILKQLKVLFGSVTAIPAQVFLTGVCLQIPDVPSSEVQEILEEFLRKWRYVDGKYYTLESVEADVPCSEEFSNQISLGVDKYLEIVELYVMTFLGRILENLDFAISWVDKAALPEEKRQDLLRRLHSMNTLKLGSSSQSSALPVQVDEYSTDSTSLIEEKSCKGTAKFLERQDQSKGEITKQAIMELTRQRTPFWWFRTVTLKFGSSRLVLSNGSIFLGFLAALVYYAVRRKQASLWSVLKRQASSTKKALVDFWQLAFSYQVNPLASVQPLPPATRGSR; this is encoded by the exons ATATATGATGTGTTGTATGTTCCAAGAAGCAGAATCTTTGTCCTCCTCAATTATAGAGCGATTGGTTGAGAGAAGTGGTAAAACTAGTGAATTTGTTGAAGACAATTGCGAATTAAGTGATATGCTGGAATCAGCTGGCATGGTTTTGGTGCAGTCCTCCAAAGAGTTGGGAAG GACAGTAGATATACTGAAGCAGCTGAAAGTGCTATTTGGTTCAGTCACAGCTATTCCTGCCCAAGTTTTCCTTACTGG GGTGTGTCTCCAGATACCAGATGTCCCTTCTTCTGAAGTTCAAGAAATTCTAGAGGAGTTCCTTAGGAAGTGGAGATATGTTGATGGGAAGTATTATACTCTAGAAAGTGTGGAAGCTGATGTACCTTGCTCGGAAGAATTTAGCAATCAGATTTCCCTAGGAGTTGATAAGTACCTGGAAATTGTTGAGCTCTATGTGATGACTTTTTTGGGGAGGATTCTGGAAAATCTAGATTTTGCTATCTCTTGGGTTGACAAAGCTGCCCTACCTGAGGAGAAGAGGCAG GATCTTTTGAGGCGGTTGCACTCCATGAACACTTTGAAGCTTGGCAGTTCTTCACAGTCCTCTGCATTACCGGTCCAAGTAGATGAATATTCAACTGATTCCACTTCCCTGATTGAAGAAAAATCATGCAAAGGAACAGCAAAATTTTTGGAACGCCAAGACCAGTCTAAGGGAGAGATCACGAAACAAGCAATTATGGAGTTAACGAGACAGAGAACTCCATTTTGGTGGTTCCGTACTGTCACTTTGAAGTTTGGAAGCAGTCGCTTGGTCTTATCAAATGGAAGCATCTTTCTTGGTTTTTTGGCAGCACTTGTGTACTATGCGGTGCGGAGAAAACAAGCCTCTTTATGGAG TGTTCTTAAAAGACAAGCTTCATCTACAAAGAAGGCTTTGGTCGACTTCTGGCAACTTGCATTCTCGTACCAAGTGAACCCTCTAGCTTCTGTTCAACCTCTCCCTCCTGCGACGCGTGGAAGTCGGTGA